A part of Micromonospora chersina genomic DNA contains:
- a CDS encoding TlyA family RNA methyltransferase encodes MARRTRLDAELVRRGLARSREQAAALVEAGRVQLRGVPARKAAAMVDPADPLLVTGEDPAAEYVSRGGHKLAGALAAFTPGGLTVAGRRCLDAGASTGGFTDVLLRADAAEVVAVDVGYGQLAWSLRNDDRVHVFERTNVRTLTPEAIGGPVDLTVADLSFISLRLVLPALAGCTRPDGDLALMVKPQFEVGKERVGAGGVVRDPELRAEAVLDVAAAAAGLGLGLAGVAASPLPGPSGNVEFFVWLRGDAAAADPNRVRAVVAAGPQGFAAAGPEGTTEEVSG; translated from the coding sequence ATGGCACGTCGTACCCGGCTGGATGCCGAACTCGTCCGCCGTGGCCTGGCCCGCTCCCGTGAGCAGGCCGCCGCGCTGGTGGAGGCCGGTCGCGTCCAGCTGCGCGGGGTGCCGGCCCGCAAGGCCGCCGCGATGGTCGACCCGGCGGACCCGCTGCTGGTGACCGGTGAGGACCCCGCCGCGGAGTACGTCTCCCGGGGCGGCCACAAGCTGGCCGGCGCGCTCGCCGCGTTCACCCCCGGCGGGCTGACCGTGGCCGGCCGGCGCTGCCTGGACGCGGGCGCCTCCACCGGCGGTTTCACCGACGTGCTGCTGCGCGCCGACGCCGCCGAGGTGGTGGCGGTCGACGTCGGCTACGGGCAGCTCGCGTGGTCGCTGCGCAACGACGACCGCGTGCACGTCTTCGAGCGCACCAACGTGCGTACGCTCACGCCGGAGGCGATCGGCGGCCCGGTCGACCTGACGGTGGCCGACCTGTCGTTCATCTCGTTGCGGCTGGTGCTGCCCGCGCTGGCCGGCTGCACGCGGCCCGACGGCGACCTGGCGCTCATGGTCAAGCCGCAGTTCGAGGTCGGCAAGGAGCGGGTCGGCGCGGGCGGGGTGGTCCGCGACCCCGAGCTGCGCGCCGAGGCCGTGCTCGACGTGGCCGCCGCGGCGGCGGGGCTCGGGCTGGGCCTGGCCGGGGTGGCCGCCAGCCCGCTGCCCGGGCCGAGCGGCAACGTGGAGTTCTTCGTATGGTTACGCGGGGACGCGGCCGCCGCCGACCCTAACCGGGTGCGCGCGGTGGTGGCCGCCGGCCCGCAGGGATTTGCGGCCGCCGGGCCGGAGGGCACGACTGAGGAGGTGTCCGGGTGA
- a CDS encoding NAD kinase has protein sequence MSRTALLVTHTGRRRSTEHARAVAADLIAAGFEVRVVAEEADDLDLPGVVPVTGPEAAEGAEIVFALGGDGTFLRAAELARPAKAPLLGINLGKVGFLAEAEIDDLDSAVRDVVGRNYTVDERLTLDVTAEFEGGPTIESWALNEISVEKGERAQMLELLVDVDGRPLSRYGCDGVVCATPTGSTAYAFSGGGPVVWPEVEALLLVPISAHALFSRPLVTAPTSTFAITVDPFTTLAVLCCDGRRVYDLPPGARVTVRRGALPVRIVRLRERPFTDRLVAKFDLPVQGWRGSRR, from the coding sequence GTGAGCCGGACCGCTCTGCTGGTGACGCACACGGGCCGTCGGCGCAGCACCGAGCACGCCCGCGCGGTGGCGGCCGACCTCATCGCGGCCGGCTTCGAGGTGCGGGTGGTCGCCGAGGAGGCCGACGACCTGGACCTGCCCGGTGTGGTGCCGGTGACCGGCCCGGAGGCCGCCGAGGGCGCGGAGATCGTCTTCGCGCTGGGCGGTGACGGCACCTTCCTGCGCGCCGCCGAGCTGGCCCGCCCGGCCAAGGCGCCGCTGCTCGGCATAAACCTGGGCAAGGTCGGCTTCCTGGCCGAGGCGGAGATCGACGACCTGGACAGCGCGGTGCGCGACGTGGTCGGGCGCAACTACACCGTGGACGAGCGGCTCACCCTCGACGTCACCGCCGAGTTCGAGGGCGGCCCGACCATCGAGTCGTGGGCGTTGAACGAGATCAGCGTGGAGAAGGGCGAGCGCGCCCAGATGCTGGAGCTGCTCGTCGACGTCGACGGCCGGCCGCTGTCCCGCTACGGCTGCGACGGCGTCGTCTGCGCGACCCCCACCGGCTCGACGGCGTACGCGTTCTCCGGCGGCGGGCCGGTGGTCTGGCCGGAGGTGGAGGCGCTGCTGCTGGTGCCGATCAGCGCGCACGCGCTGTTCAGCCGCCCCCTCGTCACCGCGCCGACGTCCACCTTCGCGATCACCGTGGACCCGTTCACCACCCTCGCGGTGCTCTGCTGCGACGGCCGGCGGGTCTACGACCTGCCCCCGGGCGCCCGGGTCACCGTGCGCCGGGGCGCGCTGCCGGTGCGCATCGTGCGGCTCCGCGAGCGGCCGTTCACCGACCGCCTCGTCGCCAAGTTCGACCTGCCCGTGCAGGGCTGGCGCGGCAGCCGTCGCTGA